Proteins co-encoded in one Paracrocinitomix mangrovi genomic window:
- a CDS encoding PKD domain-containing protein, with protein sequence MKLLKALSLAVITLISANLAKAQCTVTITPSATTAVCGDSVNLVALGLASAPALQTDFNGNQLGVGWSSSATLVYNNPCGPSLDGTPSAWFGNVPFPRTLTTNGFDVSCGGQVCFDLDFAGDDPCGGCVDCEDPDLPAEGVYFQYSINNGATWVDIFYFDANSANTLPWYDWDNYCFDIPAAAWTANTMFQWKQIDPTDEQYDHWGIDNVVITPSDCGYYYNWSHIPGEPDTSDINEIIMTSSTFEVLYTNGTNDSCTTTIDITMEPFVVNALAANTSLNCGECTDLNAILTNPNNYQFPNYTYSWTPTTDLDDPNIQQPNACPTDNITYSVTITDSNTGCSGTDDVDISVAGGGAVADFTVFPSTSGCPPFDVQFTNNSVGVSYEWDFGDGNTSTTTDPSHTFTNPGTYTVELISFLPGAGCINYDTAYIDITVGNAIVPNADFDYSYECGVTAISAWNTGTPGLSYDWDMGDGNTYTNTDSITHNYASTGSYDVTITAYDAICGTSSSYTVTINVVDNPITYIFNDPTCYQFSDGSITVNLVNNTGNETFEISNAAGNIINVGGSNAANQLNGGWYYIFVDLGFGCTAEDSVLLNNPDELLPNLITTDVPCNGDNTGIAIVDTVYGWQGSYNQLAFFWSPAVGNPNGIGADTVSNLPAGTYSLTINDGNGCSNQIDFTINQPPPLVFSELGSDPAYCRVFDYQIGNGVVWASASGGTPDYDYVWFNMQDSSATSYTTWGALNPGQYQITVVDNNGCVLQEIITVDEVSPIADFTMTSGEFTANYEGTAPVSVHFENNSQFFANPNNPNADTTFYWHFNYPNDPPGWVVSHDVNETFDTTYTVGGTYTVCLVALNKNGCSDTLCEDIIIYDPLGFTPTNVFTPNGDGDNDVFMFPHQAVSTFSCVIVNRWGTTVKEFTGIDDYWDGKDKNGSQCHDGVYFYTYEGVADNGTEFFGQGTITILGTP encoded by the coding sequence ATGAAATTATTAAAAGCATTATCTCTAGCAGTTATTACATTGATTTCAGCGAATTTGGCTAAAGCTCAATGTACAGTAACTATTACACCTTCAGCTACAACGGCTGTTTGTGGTGACTCTGTTAATTTAGTAGCATTAGGACTTGCTTCTGCACCTGCTCTACAAACAGATTTTAATGGTAACCAATTAGGGGTTGGATGGTCTTCATCTGCAACCTTAGTTTATAATAACCCTTGTGGGCCATCTTTGGATGGGACACCAAGTGCATGGTTTGGAAACGTTCCTTTCCCAAGAACATTAACAACAAATGGTTTTGATGTTTCTTGTGGTGGACAGGTTTGTTTTGACCTGGACTTCGCTGGAGATGATCCATGCGGTGGATGTGTGGATTGTGAGGATCCGGATTTACCTGCTGAAGGAGTATATTTCCAATATTCAATTAACAACGGAGCCACTTGGGTAGATATCTTTTATTTTGATGCCAATAGTGCAAATACGCTTCCTTGGTATGATTGGGATAACTATTGTTTTGATATTCCAGCTGCTGCATGGACTGCTAACACAATGTTCCAATGGAAACAAATTGACCCTACAGATGAGCAGTATGACCACTGGGGAATTGATAATGTTGTAATCACTCCTTCAGATTGTGGGTACTATTATAATTGGTCTCATATTCCAGGAGAACCGGATACATCAGATATCAATGAAATCATTATGACTTCAAGCACATTTGAGGTATTGTACACAAACGGAACCAATGATTCTTGTACAACAACTATTGACATTACTATGGAACCTTTCGTAGTAAATGCTTTAGCAGCCAACACATCATTGAACTGTGGTGAATGTACAGACTTAAATGCAATTTTAACGAACCCTAATAACTATCAGTTCCCTAATTATACTTATAGCTGGACACCTACAACAGATCTTGATGATCCAAATATTCAGCAACCAAATGCATGTCCAACAGACAACATTACTTATTCGGTAACTATTACAGATAGCAATACAGGTTGTTCAGGAACTGATGATGTTGATATTTCAGTTGCTGGTGGTGGAGCTGTTGCAGATTTCACTGTATTCCCTAGTACTTCAGGTTGCCCTCCTTTTGATGTTCAATTCACTAACAACAGTGTTGGGGTGAGTTATGAATGGGATTTTGGAGATGGAAATACAAGTACTACAACTGATCCTTCACATACATTTACAAATCCAGGGACATATACTGTAGAATTAATTTCATTTTTACCAGGAGCTGGATGTATCAATTATGACACTGCTTATATAGACATAACAGTAGGTAACGCAATTGTACCTAATGCTGATTTTGATTACTCTTATGAATGTGGTGTAACTGCTATCAGTGCTTGGAATACAGGAACACCTGGTTTAAGTTATGACTGGGATATGGGAGATGGAAATACGTATACAAATACTGATTCTATTACTCATAACTACGCTTCAACAGGTTCTTATGATGTTACTATCACTGCTTATGATGCAATTTGCGGAACATCTAGTTCTTATACAGTAACAATTAATGTTGTAGATAATCCAATTACTTACATCTTCAACGATCCAACTTGTTATCAATTCTCTGATGGTTCAATCACAGTGAATCTTGTTAACAATACTGGTAATGAAACATTTGAAATTTCAAATGCTGCCGGAAACATTATTAACGTTGGTGGATCTAATGCCGCTAATCAATTAAATGGTGGATGGTATTATATATTCGTTGACTTAGGATTTGGATGTACTGCAGAAGACTCTGTTTTACTAAACAATCCTGATGAATTACTACCTAACTTAATTACAACTGATGTTCCATGTAATGGAGACAATACAGGAATTGCAATAGTTGATACTGTTTACGGATGGCAAGGAAGCTACAACCAATTGGCATTTTTCTGGTCACCTGCAGTGGGTAATCCTAACGGAATAGGTGCAGATACTGTATCTAACTTACCTGCCGGAACTTACAGTTTAACTATCAATGATGGAAATGGATGTTCAAATCAAATTGATTTTACAATAAACCAACCACCACCATTAGTATTTAGTGAATTAGGATCTGATCCTGCTTATTGTAGAGTATTTGATTACCAAATTGGAAATGGTGTTGTTTGGGCTTCGGCTTCAGGTGGTACTCCAGATTACGATTATGTATGGTTTAACATGCAAGACTCAAGTGCAACAAGTTATACAACTTGGGGAGCACTAAACCCTGGTCAATACCAAATTACAGTAGTGGATAATAATGGCTGTGTATTACAAGAAATAATCACTGTAGATGAAGTAAGTCCTATTGCAGACTTTACAATGACTTCAGGAGAATTTACAGCTAACTATGAAGGAACTGCACCTGTTTCAGTACATTTTGAAAACAACTCACAGTTCTTTGCCAATCCTAATAATCCAAATGCGGATACGACATTCTATTGGCATTTTAATTATCCAAACGATCCTCCGGGATGGGTTGTTTCTCATGATGTTAACGAAACATTTGACACTACTTATACTGTTGGTGGAACTTATACAGTTTGCTTAGTTGCATTGAATAAAAATGGATGTTCAGATACACTTTGCGAAGATATCATCATCTATGATCCACTTGGGTTTACACCAACTAACGTGTTTACACCAAATGGTGATGGAGACAATGATGTTTTCATGTTCCCTCATCAAGCTGTATCAACGTTTAGTTGTGTGATTGTAAACAGATGGGGTACTACCGTTAAAGAATTTACCGGAATTGACGATTACTGGGATGGTAAAGACAAAAACGGAAGTCAATGTCATGATGGTGTATACTTTTACACTTATGAAGGTGTAGCCGATAACGGAACTGAATTCTTTGGCCAAGGAACCATAACCATACTCGGTACTCCTTAG
- a CDS encoding WD40/YVTN/BNR-like repeat-containing protein translates to MLKSFPFVFIFWINCSIAQDYNFQNPWQNLGPEQKPLEDRKQTATGIGPVEFIRVHPKKEGLLMAGSLNGGLFYSNDGGEQWYNAGTDEWKYSGSSWAEFHPQNENIWIAGSCYNNANGQPGNIGHYGGIYRTMNGGVSWELVADKSKFINSEYLTIYGFKFNPEKVDQLFVYTSEGFFTTKDITQAEPVWERVTDLGGWIYDLQFQGDFMYVTQMQFGKWNLIQMPLNNPMNYKRIGFVSNISDIITSMTIRPVEDDLLVLVNYDRKSDELILYDIQNDKDSLLMKNQRVVFGTGRTFEVSPHNQNEVMIGVSTTVKMWNLKEKSEIRIKGGYHVDIEGVAYDPFDSLKIYIATHGGVYTTPDHGETWLSTSKGLGIAEVEGLAVSQMNTEQMVIGCFHDGSMLRSDFNKDGIYEWKTINGGDGLLPLQPKDNPSIVYSSNQYLGGGLFVSIDSGKTSTNMHSLKRIKTSGWQMSAVIHPVEQNLVFFNYLNQVEPGKGNIELCRTDKPTASGDVDRLTDFETTHDIKSYSILGVYNSETYVDKLVIYVVENFKDANGDIINIHRVFINDDVTLDAEVVKNNWVELDIPRSDWLADIQIDPNKENVLYLSYASGKYGAEFSDEDNGMIYALKYNKKIEKLRRAKDISLNIPYGLTGRKNIAFDQKGGMFFGTRNGIFYGDAKTLKGRNDWQKIGFGTPHCKVNGIYFDPKKNSLTIGYYGRGVWRYYF, encoded by the coding sequence ATGCTAAAGTCATTCCCCTTCGTATTTATTTTTTGGATTAATTGCTCAATTGCTCAGGATTACAATTTTCAAAATCCATGGCAAAATCTAGGTCCTGAACAAAAACCACTAGAAGACAGAAAACAAACCGCCACTGGGATTGGTCCGGTAGAGTTTATACGTGTGCATCCTAAAAAGGAAGGCTTGCTAATGGCGGGTTCATTAAATGGCGGATTGTTTTATTCTAATGATGGAGGCGAACAATGGTATAATGCCGGTACTGATGAGTGGAAGTACTCTGGGAGCTCATGGGCTGAATTTCATCCTCAAAATGAAAATATTTGGATTGCCGGGAGTTGTTATAATAATGCAAATGGACAGCCGGGAAATATCGGTCATTACGGCGGAATTTACCGCACCATGAATGGGGGAGTAAGCTGGGAACTAGTAGCAGATAAATCCAAGTTCATTAATTCTGAATACTTAACAATCTATGGTTTCAAGTTTAATCCTGAAAAAGTAGATCAACTTTTTGTGTACACTTCGGAGGGTTTTTTTACAACCAAAGACATTACCCAGGCTGAACCTGTTTGGGAGCGAGTAACGGATTTAGGAGGCTGGATATATGATCTTCAATTTCAAGGAGATTTTATGTATGTAACACAAATGCAGTTTGGTAAATGGAACCTGATTCAAATGCCATTAAATAATCCAATGAATTACAAAAGAATTGGTTTTGTAAGCAATATTTCAGATATAATCACCAGCATGACAATTAGACCTGTGGAAGATGATCTTTTGGTTTTAGTTAATTATGATAGGAAATCAGATGAGTTGATCTTATATGATATCCAAAATGACAAAGATTCTTTGCTCATGAAAAATCAAAGGGTGGTATTTGGTACAGGAAGAACATTTGAAGTGTCACCTCACAATCAAAATGAAGTTATGATAGGCGTTTCTACTACTGTAAAAATGTGGAACCTTAAAGAAAAGTCTGAAATAAGAATAAAAGGTGGTTATCATGTGGATATTGAAGGAGTGGCATATGATCCTTTTGATTCATTGAAAATTTATATTGCGACGCATGGTGGAGTGTATACCACGCCAGATCATGGAGAAACCTGGTTGAGTACAAGTAAAGGTTTAGGTATTGCTGAAGTTGAAGGTTTAGCTGTGTCTCAAATGAATACAGAACAAATGGTGATTGGATGTTTTCATGATGGAAGTATGCTGAGGTCAGATTTTAATAAAGACGGAATTTATGAATGGAAAACTATCAATGGAGGAGACGGATTGTTACCATTGCAACCCAAAGACAATCCTTCAATCGTATATTCTTCGAATCAGTATTTGGGTGGAGGACTTTTTGTTTCTATTGATTCAGGAAAAACAAGTACTAATATGCATTCATTAAAAAGGATAAAAACTTCTGGATGGCAAATGTCGGCAGTTATTCATCCTGTAGAGCAAAATCTAGTTTTTTTTAATTATCTCAATCAAGTTGAACCGGGAAAAGGCAATATTGAATTGTGCCGAACAGATAAGCCAACTGCCAGTGGTGATGTAGACAGATTGACAGATTTTGAAACAACACATGATATAAAAAGCTATTCAATTTTAGGTGTATATAATTCTGAAACCTATGTAGATAAGTTGGTAATATATGTCGTAGAAAATTTCAAAGATGCTAACGGTGATATTATCAATATTCACCGTGTTTTTATTAATGATGATGTTACTTTAGATGCAGAGGTGGTAAAAAATAATTGGGTCGAGTTAGATATACCACGTTCAGATTGGTTGGCAGATATTCAGATAGATCCAAATAAGGAAAATGTACTTTATCTTTCATATGCTTCCGGAAAATATGGGGCTGAGTTCAGTGATGAAGACAATGGTATGATCTACGCCTTAAAATACAACAAGAAAATTGAGAAATTGAGAAGAGCAAAAGATATCTCTTTAAATATCCCATATGGACTTACAGGAAGAAAGAACATTGCTTTTGATCAAAAAGGAGGGATGTTTTTTGGAACCCGCAATGGTATTTTTTATGGTGATGCTAAAACACTCAAGGGAAGAAATGATTGGCAAAAAATAGGATTCGGAACACCGCATTGCAAAGTAAACGGCATTTACTTTGATCCAAAAAAAAACTCCCTTACGATAGGTTACTATGGTAGGGGAGTTTGGAGATATTATTTTTAA
- a CDS encoding type IX secretion system membrane protein PorP/SprF has translation MKKILTIILSVVSVVASAQQEYTYTFFGDNKAFFNPAAAGTNDYAALTGTFRKQWVRFEGSPTSGGLTFDMPIAKQSMGVGGVVYQDHIGVTNQTNIAGMYSYHLKITKEHKIAFGISAGLDIVNTKFDRLTYWDVSDQVLTEDYVNVVVPHIGFGAYYFFDEFYAGISVPRIVSVNSDQFNSINFSDAPSLVTHYYLTAGYHFRFKNDYSLKPSILLKYTNNVVPQGDLSLAMYYKDMIGIGLGYKSLGFLSTFIQYNLKDAVLFGYGFDFSMNPLQQYSNGSHEILIQYRFGNKKSTGGGRIQ, from the coding sequence ATGAAAAAGATTTTAACTATCATATTAAGTGTTGTGTCTGTTGTTGCTTCTGCTCAACAAGAATACACCTATACGTTTTTTGGAGACAATAAAGCGTTCTTTAACCCAGCTGCTGCCGGAACCAATGATTATGCAGCTTTAACCGGTACATTTAGAAAACAATGGGTAAGATTTGAAGGATCTCCGACTAGTGGAGGATTGACCTTTGATATGCCTATCGCTAAGCAAAGTATGGGTGTTGGTGGAGTAGTTTATCAAGATCATATTGGGGTGACAAATCAAACCAATATTGCAGGTATGTACAGCTATCACCTTAAAATAACCAAGGAACATAAAATTGCATTTGGTATCAGTGCAGGATTAGATATTGTTAATACAAAATTTGATCGTTTGACATACTGGGATGTCAGTGACCAGGTTCTGACTGAAGATTATGTAAATGTAGTTGTCCCACATATTGGATTTGGAGCTTATTACTTCTTTGATGAATTCTATGCTGGAATATCTGTGCCAAGAATTGTAAGTGTGAATAGTGATCAATTTAATTCGATCAATTTTTCAGACGCTCCTTCATTGGTAACACATTATTATCTAACAGCAGGTTATCATTTCAGATTTAAAAATGATTACAGCTTGAAACCAAGTATTCTATTAAAGTATACTAATAACGTAGTTCCTCAAGGTGATTTATCCCTTGCAATGTATTATAAAGACATGATTGGAATTGGTTTGGGTTATAAGAGTTTAGGATTCTTATCTACCTTTATTCAGTACAATCTTAAGGATGCAGTTTTATTTGGATATGGTTTTGATTTTTCTATGAATCCATTACAACAGTATTCAAATGGAAGTCATGAAATTTTAATTCAATATAGATTCGGTAATAAAAAATCAACAGGAGGAGGAAGAATCCAGTAA
- a CDS encoding lectin-like domain-containing protein produces MKKILLLPCLTLALSGFAQMTTAGSAVQLGGCSCYQLNPNQANVRGAIWSPSTVSLLSDFDMTFQVYVGAEDVWGADGMTFVLQENPNGLGDFGHSIGYESFGGNPNPISAQSIAIELDTWNSSPTVATDIPDDHIGISSNGVLEHDLVGPTVFPGNQNIEDGAYHTFRVQWLSGFQILNVYWDGNAIPLITLNNDLVTNIFGGTSDLYWGFTSSTGGVFNEHRVCVTSTASFSVDQSSVCPGTSIQFTDASSSNTGIINSWSWDFGDGNSSAVQNPSHSYNAPGNYNAVLTMTDGFGCQYTDNVSITILDSITMNMTATDVTCFGDVDGAVTSNPTNGTGPYSYLWNDTGTQNTQSASNLPPGWYTVEVTDNLGCVGYDSVEVQEPLEMILTMDSTNAHCPGNSDGTVTATPTNGTSPYNYLWDDTGAQTTQTATGLPLGTYNVLVTDDNGCTATGSIDVGEDPAITLIMDSTNSSCNGGADGTATATPVNGNSPFNYTWNDSGTQSTQTATGLVAGMYTVVVADVYGCTAEDSIEVVEQAGLTVEMDSVMTTCYGGSDGAASVNVVSGTGPYTYLWNDGATSTTDSISGLTAGIYTVVVTDGNGCSVTDSASVDQPAAIIATASGTDVACYGGNTGEVTVTVSNGVAPLSYQWNDASNQTTQTATGLAMGTYTVIVTDNNGCTANSSVTISENAEITATSTSTDDSGAGDGSIDLTVSGGITPYTYVWSNGATTEDLSSVVTGEYDVIITDAVGCQFTLTDSVGLILELELPSAMSPNADGYNDYFHVKGIEGFPQNKLVVTNRWGNIVYQTENYTNDWYGLNMNGEELPEGVYFVTLEIDGGEQHSTYLELRRN; encoded by the coding sequence ATGAAAAAAATATTACTACTCCCATGCTTAACTTTGGCGCTAAGTGGATTTGCTCAAATGACAACCGCAGGTTCTGCCGTTCAACTTGGTGGATGCAGTTGTTATCAGCTTAATCCCAATCAAGCCAATGTTAGAGGAGCAATTTGGAGTCCAAGTACAGTGAGTTTATTGTCTGATTTTGATATGACCTTTCAGGTTTATGTCGGAGCAGAAGATGTCTGGGGAGCAGATGGAATGACCTTTGTGCTTCAAGAAAATCCAAATGGACTTGGAGATTTTGGACATTCAATTGGATATGAAAGTTTTGGAGGAAATCCTAATCCTATAAGTGCACAATCTATTGCGATTGAGTTGGATACCTGGAATTCTTCTCCAACAGTTGCTACAGATATTCCTGATGATCACATTGGTATTAGTTCAAATGGTGTGCTAGAGCATGATTTAGTTGGACCAACAGTATTTCCGGGAAACCAAAATATTGAAGATGGTGCCTACCATACTTTTAGAGTTCAATGGTTATCAGGATTTCAAATACTTAATGTTTATTGGGATGGTAATGCTATTCCTTTGATAACATTGAATAATGATTTGGTGACTAATATTTTTGGTGGAACTTCAGATTTATATTGGGGATTTACATCATCAACTGGTGGAGTTTTTAATGAACATAGAGTTTGTGTAACAAGTACGGCTTCATTCTCAGTAGATCAATCTTCAGTTTGTCCTGGAACTTCTATTCAGTTTACTGATGCATCATCATCAAATACTGGTATCATTAATAGTTGGTCATGGGATTTTGGAGATGGAAACTCAAGTGCTGTTCAAAATCCTTCACATTCTTATAATGCACCTGGAAATTACAATGCTGTATTAACTATGACTGATGGTTTTGGCTGTCAGTATACAGATAACGTGAGTATCACCATTTTGGATAGTATTACAATGAATATGACCGCTACAGACGTTACTTGTTTTGGAGATGTAGATGGTGCAGTAACTTCCAATCCAACAAATGGAACAGGACCTTATAGTTATTTGTGGAATGATACGGGAACACAAAACACACAATCAGCTTCAAATTTACCTCCCGGATGGTATACAGTTGAGGTCACAGATAATTTAGGTTGTGTTGGTTATGACTCTGTTGAGGTACAAGAACCTCTTGAAATGATATTAACAATGGATTCTACTAATGCGCATTGTCCAGGTAATTCAGATGGAACAGTTACTGCAACGCCTACAAATGGAACGTCACCTTATAATTACTTGTGGGATGATACCGGAGCTCAAACTACTCAAACTGCAACTGGGCTTCCACTTGGAACTTACAATGTTTTAGTCACTGATGACAATGGTTGTACCGCCACCGGCTCAATTGATGTTGGAGAAGATCCAGCAATCACATTGATCATGGATTCAACAAATTCAAGTTGTAATGGAGGTGCTGATGGAACCGCAACTGCTACTCCTGTAAATGGAAATTCACCTTTTAATTATACATGGAATGATTCAGGAACTCAATCAACACAAACTGCTACAGGATTAGTAGCCGGTATGTACACAGTTGTGGTTGCTGATGTTTACGGATGTACTGCAGAAGATTCAATTGAAGTAGTTGAGCAGGCTGGTTTAACTGTTGAAATGGACTCTGTTATGACAACGTGTTACGGAGGTTCAGATGGAGCTGCAAGTGTAAATGTAGTTAGTGGTACAGGTCCTTATACGTATTTATGGAATGATGGAGCTACTTCAACTACAGATTCTATTTCCGGATTAACGGCAGGAATTTATACTGTAGTTGTAACAGATGGAAATGGATGTTCAGTAACAGATTCAGCAAGTGTTGATCAACCAGCGGCAATAATCGCTACTGCCTCTGGTACTGATGTAGCTTGTTACGGTGGTAACACAGGAGAAGTAACAGTAACGGTTTCTAATGGAGTTGCTCCATTGTCTTATCAATGGAATGATGCTTCAAATCAAACAACACAAACTGCAACAGGATTAGCTATGGGAACTTATACAGTTATAGTTACAGATAATAATGGTTGTACCGCAAATTCATCAGTTACAATTTCTGAAAACGCTGAAATAACGGCAACATCAACTTCTACTGATGATTCTGGAGCAGGGGATGGAAGCATTGATCTTACGGTATCAGGAGGAATTACACCTTATACATATGTATGGTCTAACGGAGCTACCACTGAAGATTTATCAAGTGTGGTCACTGGAGAGTATGACGTGATTATCACAGATGCTGTGGGTTGCCAGTTCACTTTGACTGATTCAGTGGGATTAATTCTTGAATTGGAATTGCCTTCTGCTATGTCTCCTAATGCTGATGGTTACAATGATTATTTTCATGTTAAAGGAATTGAAGGATTTCCTCAAAACAAGCTTGTAGTAACCAACAGATGGGGTAATATAGTTTACCAAACTGAGAATTATACTAACGATTGGTACGGTTTAAACATGAATGGTGAAGAATTGCCAGAAGGTGTTTATTTCGTTACCCTTGAGATTGATGGAGGGGAACAACATTCAACTTATCTTGAACTAAGAAGAAATTAA